From the genome of Nicotiana tabacum cultivar K326 chromosome 17, ASM71507v2, whole genome shotgun sequence:
ctctgtttttataattctgcccagacatcctcggttctgcctcaaTCTTGGCCTTCGATTGAGGTCCTCGTCCTTGCCTTCGATCGTgtccctcgaccctgggctcgatcgtggcttgattccgggctcgatttctgggctcatggcagaagaaatttccagcATAAGGAAATTGTAGCAgttgttgtagttcaatttttgatccgttaaccatccgaaactcacccgaggcccttgggacctcaaccaaatataccaacaagtcctaaaatatcatacgaacttagtcgaatcctcaaatcacctcaaacaatgctaaaaccatgaattacaccccaatttaagtctattgaactttgaaatttctaatttctacaaacgactccggaacctatcaaatcacgtccgatttacctcaaattttgcgcacacgtcataaatgacataacggaggtattctaattttcagaattagattccgactctgatatcaaaaagttaccccccggtcaaactttccgaAGATTCAACTTCcggcatttcaagcataatttcactacgaacctccaaaaatttttcggacacgctcctaaatccaaaatcaccatacggagctattggaatcatcaaaattcaaatccgaggtcgtttatatataggtccatatccggtccatttttctaacttaaattttcaattatgagactaagtgtctcatttcactctgaatttcttccggacccgaacctactaacccgataagtcataaaataattataaaatataaattgagcagtaaatggaggaacaaagttataatactcaaaatgatcggccgggtcgttacacgagGCTCGGGTGGTTTGGACATGTGATGAGGAGGAGCACAGATGCCCCGGTGAGTAGGTGTGAGAGGTTGGAATTGGAAGGCCTActgagaggtagaggtaggccggaGAAGaagtggggagaggtgattaggcaaggcatgacgcaacttcagctgaccgaggacatgatccTTGATAGGAGATGTGGAGGTTGATGATTAGGATAGTAGGGTAGGTGGTCTAGATTGTTCATACGGGTAGTATTGGCATGCCTTCCCACATTCTGTTTGTAGTagatttttatgactaaccgttgttttctttcattgttggtcATCTTACGAttttgttgttctcatcttgcttttatatgactttttggtGCTGTCCCTTCttatctatattttcattaatgtggtgcttatgctttcctgagtcgagagtctattggaaacaaactctctatcctcacaaggtagaggtaaggtctgcgtacacactaccctcccaaaaCTACACGGTATGGGATaatactgagtatgttgttgttgttgaaaatttattccggaaaaaaaagaataaaattcaTGGCCAGACGGCTGCTAGGATTCTTTAGGAAAGTATAAACAAATTCATGATGATATTGATATAGCAAGAAAATAGAACTATTTCCCGAGAGATATGGAGTAATTGACAACTCAATTTACAGAATCCAGTAAATATAGAATGAAGTCAgtgactttttatttttatttttatttaagtcAGTCACATTTTTAGGGCCAGAACTCGATATTAATTTTTTTCAATGAATATCACTTCAAACCTATGCGCTGGGTAAGGaagagaaaataaataagaaatgcAAGTAAAATGAAGAATGGGTAATGGTTCACAACATTTGCCATTTaaacgtgtgtgtgtgtgtgggtttCTTGTAGAACTATAAAGTGAGGCAAATAGTACTCTCGCTTTCCTGTttcccaaaaaaagaaaaaatggaaaagaattcACGTGCTTATTCTGCTTTGTCTGGAATGAGCATGTTCCTCACTTATTTGGTTAAATTccaagaagaaaagagaaaagataataaaatgGTTGTAATGTGGTTCTTCTGGTCCACTAATTTTGTTATTTATCTCTTCCTCCTATTCATATTATATGCATTTTTCCTACTCACGTCCCTAGTTTGAAGGCTTTGATTTTGAACAACTTCAAAGACTCAATCAATAATGTGATTAAAATTAGCCATAGGGCATATTCTACAGTAATTTTCTTGTCAATGTTCTAGAAGTGGTACtacagtaaaataatttaagacaaTAAATAACtatttctctcattttaatttatgTAACATTGTTTGATTCGTCACCGagttaaatttttatttatttttaaatatgtgATCTTTAAAACTTAAAGGGTAAAATATTTGTGGGATCAATAACGTATACGAGCAGGGGCAGAGCTAGCCCTTCAAATCCGGGTTCGgctgaacccagtaacttttgtcAAAACTCTGTATTTATCGTAAAAAGTCATTGAATTATGTCAAATTGtcaatttagaacccagtaaattaaaataatttaaatattgaaCCCTTAAGTTTTAAATTCTGCCTCCGTCTCTGTACATGAGACTATAAAAATTTCTTACTAAGGGTAAATGAGTAAAATATAAAGtttaaagctaaatttattttcaaatataaaaaaacgCCAATCGCTTTAGATCAAActgataaataaaatatattacaaAAATTAAAACGGATATAGCAGTGTAAAAGGAATTAAATAATAGTAATCTAATAACGACATATAGTCCCCATTTTGTCACATCTTATTTGCTCGTTTCCAAGAAACAAAGTTTATAtttaaatgaagaaaaaaaatcaaagaatataCTTGTGGTTCCGAGTCCACGTGTCAATATCTAAGTGGCCAACCATTCTCACAGCTAACCAAACAATTTCCACCGTTAGATATTCAGGTACAACCTAAGTAAAATATACCGTACTACACCAAAAGAACTCTCGTCTGGCTGAAATTTGCAGGACTCTTCCAAGTGGTTATATCACAGGTCCAGAATCTCAAAGAGCATTATAGTACACTGGTCACTCGATTTTTTCGATATTTTAATAAGTGTTAAAAGACCCCATCAAATCAAACACATATATTATAATTGCAGCACAGAtttagagagaaaaagagaaatagATAGTGTGTAGACGAAGGAGAAGAGAGATCACATCACATGTGGTGAAGAGTAATTGTACAAAGAACATTCTTTTGTTTTTGGGGTCAGCCATGGATGTTCCATTGCCACTGCAAAGACCATTGAGTTACAGCAATAGTGTCTCCACTGAAAGAACCCACCTCAACATCAAACCTTTTCTTGGTTTTGTCCCTCATGGAACCACATGTCTATCCGTACAAGTAACTTTCTCTTCTCACTTTGTATatcatgtgtgtgtgtgtgtgtgtctgttTGTGTGTGTGTTCAGTACAATTTCTCCTCACTGAATatattttgtgtgtgtgtgtgtgtgtccatTTGCACTAACTTGGGGATACATATATAGTTGTTACTTTTGCTGTTTCTTAGAATTTGAGTACACCCATGTATTCATACGTTCCTATTTCAATATCAATACTTTCATATATGGAGTTATTTGAGCTCaaaattgaatcttgattgggatttTTCTTGGGTCTTGGAGTTGGGCACTTTGTGGTTACTTATCATGATCAGTATTTGCATAATTGTTGGTTCTTGGTGTATGTTAGTGTTGCTGGTTCCAGTTGATTGATAGTTATTGTTCTTGAGAGTTAGATGTGATGGTGGTATGCTCTAATTTATGGTTTCCACTCATAAAACAATTTCAATGGgagaatttttgttgttaattcTCTTATATCTGTTACAATTCATGCAGTCTTCTTCATGGAGGAACGATGGAATGGTTGCTGGAGTTTCATATCCATTTTGTGCAAGTGCGTTAGTTGCTATGGTTATTTAGTTGTAAATATTAGTTATTCTTTGATGCTACCTATTGCTCAAACTAATTGTAAAGATTGTATGCTGTAGATTTCTCcagaagaagacagagaaaaatttCAACTCCTAGGAGTCAAGGCTCTTCACCAAAGGGGTTTGTGCCAAGGACGCCTTCAGGGACAAGCACACAAAGAAGGGATCAGAAGAGCAATGGTGATAAAGAAAGTCAAAGTACTTCATCATCCAAAGAATCTGAAATTTCCAACCCCAAAACGATGGAAGCAAAAGTTGAAACTAGTGATGATGGCACTAAACAAGTGGGAAAGGACCGCAAGTTTCAGGAGGAGGAAGATGAATTCAATGGTGCCACTAAATCAGTAAGTCTGTCACCTGTTCGTGGATCAACTCAATTCGTCGAAAGTGGAGAAACTGGCGATGATGACGAGGGTGCTGTAGATTTAAATAAATCAAATAGAACGGAAGAGAGTGATTTTCAAATTGGTTCTGTAAGAAGAGAACAAAGTGAAGGTGATTACTCCGAAAATACTAATGCCAGTAGCAAGGGCAGCCACGCTTTGGGTACACCACTTTCTGAGATATTGCAGCTGGATACTTATGGAGGTTATAAAGTTGATGAGTTGGATGAGCCacaaaaactgaaagaaaatgaTGCTGGGGATGTTGAAGACGAGAGACCCTTAGCAAGAGAGCTGTTGGAAATGACTAAGCCTAGTGATGTGGAATTTACTGAAAGCAATGAGATCGCTGACGTAGACAGTAGTAGTTTCTTAAAAGCAGATTCAGTTGAAGAGGATGAGCCATCAGCAGTAGGAACATTAGAGACTGAAGATATTTCTCTTAAATTAAGATTGGAGATGGAAGCAAATCTACGTAGGCAGGCTATAGAAAGGCTTGCCGAGGAAAATTTGTTGCAAGGAATCAGATTATTTTGTTTCCCAGAGGTTGTAAAACCCGATGAAGATGTCGAGATATTCCTTAACCGGAGTCTTTCCACTTTGAATAATGAGCATGATCTCTTGATTATGGGAGCTTTTAATGACTGGCGCTGGAGATCTTTTACTACAACACTAACTGAGACTCGTCTCAATGGAGATTGGTGGTCTTGCAAGATCCACGTCCCCAAGGAAGCATACAAGATTGATTTTGTGTTTTTTAATGGAAAAGATGTCTAcgacaacaatgataataatgatTTCAGTATAACTGTGGAAGGTGGTATGCAaattcttgattttgaaaatttctTGCTCGAGGAGAAACGGAGAGAACAGGAGAAACTTGCTAAAGAACAAGCTGAAAGAGAAAGACTAGCAGAAGAACAAAGGCGAATAGAAGCAGAGAAAGCTGCACTTGAAGTTGATAGATCACAGGCAAAGGAAGAGGTTGCAAAGAAAAGGGAAGTATTGCAAGCACTGATGGCAAAAGCCTCGAAGACTCGTGATATCACCTGGTATATAGAACCAAGTGTATTTAAATGTGAGGAGAAGGTCAAGTTATACTATGACAAAAGTTCAGGTCCTCTCTCCCATGCTAAGGACTTGTGGATCCATGGAGGATATAACAACTGGAAGGATGGTTTGTCTGTCGTTGAAAAGCTTGTTAAATCTGAGAGAATAGATGGTGATTGGTGGTATACAGAGGGTAAGTGGGTGTATACATACATagatacatataaatatttatgctCTTACTTGCACTTCTTTTAGTCAGTGCTGAGTTTCATATGAATGTGCTTGTTCAAAATCTGGATAGTATGAACTTATCACATGAATGGTGAAGTAACTTGTATTCATTATGAATTATAGAAAGATAATTTAATTTCTTCACATGCATGCAATTCCGTAGTCAAACCTACAATTGGAGGCCATTTGTGGTGGGAACGCCTTTTTGTTTcaatttacaacaacaacaacatacccagtattttCGTTTCAATTTCTTTTAGGAAAATGCATAGTTAGCATTTAACTCCTCTAGATAAATTTTGTGATTTGGTTTAAACACGTATTTGTTGGAATTTACTAATTTCCCTGCACATGATTGTGATGCCCACTCTTTTGTTTAgctttcttctattctttctttccttGGCGGAGGCAAGGGTTGATCGCTTCTGTAATAGATTATTTCTCTTTAATATGTGAGTCCTCAGTTCTGTGCCAGTTTTCCTGCATTTAGTGGATTAGTTCAACATTATTGCTTCACATAATGCACATAGATCTAATCCATGAGCGAAACCTGATGAATTTTCCTGTGTTTTCAGAGTATGTTTTCGACTATCGGGAATGAACTTGTATTTTTGTACCTTGCCAATGTGACCATTTGCTATGTTTATTGTTTTAACACTACATTACTTTTTAATCCATCTAAAATATGATGTAGTTACCATGCAACCCTAGGTTGGCCACTAGACTGACAACTGACAGCCAATAGTTAATCTTTCACATCAGAAGTTGATACTTGTTATCTTTACAATGTAATAGTTCTTCTCAGTTTTTCCCTCATGGTAAAGTGAAGGTAAAGATGATATAAGACCCAACATATGGGTTAGAATAAATTCTGGATATCTGTGATATAAGCTTGAAATGGAATTAGCATCTTATGCAGTTGTAAGCGCATTGTGATTTGTAACAAGAAAACTGGGTTACCATGTCCACGGAGCATTTTGATTGTGATCTGTAACAGGTTTCGTCTGAAAAGTAAGACTCTATACAAGCTTTTCAATGTATTGACCTAACATGAGTTTACACAATTGCACTTTTGttgttctctttctttctttctttctttctttcttcctttcaagtaTTAGGCTACACTCATCTGAGGAATGTATTTTTCTGTAGTTGTCATCCCTGATCGGGCACTTGTCTTGGATTGGGTTTTTGCTGATGGTCCACCCAAGCATGCCATTGCATATGATAACAATCATCGCCAAGACTTCCATGCCATTGTCCCCAAGCACATTCCGGAGGAATTATATTGGGTTGAGGAAGAACTTCAGATCTTCAAGGCACTTCAGGAGGAGAGAAGGCTTAGAGAAGAGGCTATGCGTGCTAAGGTTGGTTGTAATATCCCACTCAAGGTTAAAGCTAGTGAAGTGGATTTGATGGGTCAAATTTGGAAATCCTCATTACTGAATTCCATTGCTTACCTCTCATGTATGTTTCCATCTATTGTTTTATGATCTCTCACTTCCAGGCTGAAAAAGCAGCACGTATGAAAGCTGAAACAAAGGAAAGGACTATGAAATCATTTTTATTGTCTCAGAAGCACATAGTGTACACTGAGCCTCTTGATGTCCAAGCTGGAAGCAGCGTCACAGTTTACTATAATCCCGCCAATACAGTACTTAATGGTAAACCTGAAATTTGGTTCAGATGTTCATTCAATCGTTGGACTCACCGCCTGGGTCCATTGCCGCCTCAAAAAATGTTGCCTGCTGAAAATGGCACCCATGTCAAAGCAACTGGTTAGTTTTCACGTAATCTGATGTCAGTTTAGAATCACTAGTATCTTTaatgttaaaaaaaatagaatttgagTTGCACTTTCTTGCGTATATTTCTCTATTTTACTAAACAAATAAAGTTCTCTCTGTACCTGTTAGCTAGAATGCAAACATGGGATCCAAGACCTTAGTATTCTAAGAAGTAGAGAAAGTAATTTAAGTCTGATGCATTGATGCTGAATATATATAGTTTGAACAACTGATGAATGTTAAGATATgattatacatataaatatataaatatcacTGTTTTGCTGAATAAATACTAGTTTTATCCGAAAAACATGTTCTCTCTTCTCTTTTCATCTGGCTACTGGTGTTGCAGTGAAGGTTCCATTGGATGCACATATGATGGATTTTGTATTCTCTGAGAGAGAAGATGGTGGAATTTTTGACAATAAAAGTGGAATGGACTATCACATACCTGTGTTTGGAGGAGTCGCAAAAGAACCTCCGATGCATATCGTTCATATTTCTGTCGAAATGGCACCTATTGCAAAGGTACACTTGGGTGATTCCAACTTTTGGTTTACCGTTTACGCTAAAATATTAGACCTTTGTGCTTTAATTGATCCTTCTTCACTGCAATTCAAGATCTGAAGAGAGATAAAGTGCTGATGATAACAAAAGGGGGATATGGGCTTTGATACATCTCTTGTTGCAAAAGAAGCTTTTGCTTTGATGATAACCAGCTACACTAGATGTTTGGGCAGTTACACAGCAAACAGTTAGTCAAATAAATACGTTCCATTTTAAAAGAAATGATCCTCTTGTGAGTTGTGACTTTTATGGTTGTTTAGCTTAGAGCCAATGTTTATTGTTTAGTATTTGAAGGAGAGAAAAGTGAGTCTATTGAGAATTGTAAAGtgaatttgaaaggataaacTGGCCTTGTAGTATTACTTTTtgactttaaatttgaaagaaaatGAACAAAGTTTTCCTATTAGGGAAGTGGATATCATTCTCGGATGATCACAATCAGAAAAAAGCATCACCTAGTTTAGTAGAGACAGTGGTTTAAGTAATGTTGTATACGTCGGATTaggaataaaaagaagaaaactgAGATATCATTGAGGTACTTTGAATATATTCAACACATACCTGTTCATTTACCTATTAAAAGGAGTGATTCTATTCCCTGATTTGGTATGTGGTAACAGCTGTTAAGTTGTCATACGTTGTTTTTGCAGGTGGGAGGCCTTGGTGATGTTGTTACTAGTCTTTCCCGTGCAGTTCAAGATTTAAACCATAATGTGGATATCATCTTACCTAAGTATGACTGTTTGAAGATGAATCAGGTAAGCTTGAATATTCTTCATTACCAAGTCTGCTATTTATTCTTCATTCCACTTCCACACACTATGTCTGCAACCCAAGAAGGCTTCTCATTGGCACTTACAATAGCTACCTTTTTGCTTCAATATTTTGTTACTAAAAATGAAATATAGAAGCCTCGGTCCTCCTGTCAACTACTTGTAAATGTGTGGCAGCTATTATCTCCCATTCTTGCAGATCTGGTAAAAGTACAAGTCTAGATGCTTCATGATTCACGAGAATGTTCAAACATGATTGCAATAAACAATTCActttaccttataaaaaaaaaagctATAAACCATTTGAGTTTTAAATGTATCAACATACTTTCAGTAATATAATGCCATGTTGCTACGAATTCTTATTAGGTGAAGGACTTTCAGTTTCACAAAAGCTACTTTTGGGGTGGGACTGAAATAAAAGTATGGTTTGGGAAGGTGGAAGGTGTCTCCGTCTACTTTTTGGAGCCTCAAAACGGGTATGCTGATTATGCTCTTAACTTATATGCACAAGGGCTACTTATGTGATGTTTTTGTTTAATCAGAAAAAAATGGACGAAATTTATAGTCAACTTTTGTAAGGCGGTTACTAATTGTGAAGTAAAGAGGGAAGTACAATGCACTCTAAAGGCACTCCCAAGATGAACTGCAAATCAAACTCCTTTATCTACTCTCTTTTGTTATCtcgcaaaaaaaaaatagaaaagttaCACTCGTGTCCCCCTAAAGCTTTCTTTTCAAATGAACCCTTGTTCTCATTTCCAGAAAGACCAACAACTGCGGAGATGGCGGCTGCAATTCAACAGCAAATAATATTAGAAAACTGCTTCAGGAAAAAAGAGATTTCATTTAGGGAACACATAAACTTCAAATATTTAACTAAGTGTTTTACGACTGTGAGAACTTATCAACATGCAGTGTTTGTCTCCTATTTCATTCCTTCTTCCCTCCCCCAAAAGTTTTAtttacttcttgaagtcctttatcaaaaaaaaaaaaagagagagagagcaaaCAATTTCCTTCTTGAGTCATGGTTTATGAGCTTTCGTTGCTACTTTTTCTCTCTGTCTTTCCAGTTTCCACATACAAAGGAAGGAGTTCAATTACAGCTAAGGAAACTAACTGACATTTTTTGTGTGATCATGAACTAACTGAAGTTGTATGTGCTAGATAAATTGTTTATTACATGACATCGTTTTATTCTTTATGGATCAGTGATGtagaattatattagaaattgCACTTAAAAGTATGCAACACATAGACAGGTAACCCTCTAAAAAGGAAAACGGAGAATGGCCCAATGgtacaaaaataaaaaaccaGATACAGGCATGCACCATTTAAAAGAAAAGGATCTGAAGAAAGATCCAAATGATTGAAAGGCAGTAAAAAATTGTAGGATCCCAACTGTTTTACTTGTTGTGCTGACTTATTTGTAGAATTTATAGTTATACACACCACCCACCccccaagaaaagaaaaaggccaTTTTTTGGTATTCTTCTTGTATACGGGTGTCGTTTTGCGTTAACATTTCAATAAAATCTTATTACTTTATTAAAAAATCTGTCTTCTTTCACTATGTGGGTATTTTTGTTGGGTGGCCTGGTTAAAATCTTCCTATTCACTTATTTTAAGAAGTTCATCCACAAGTCGGAGGTcttgttgttttacaaaaaattccATTGAAAGATGTCTTCTTTCCCTCTGTTTCTACTCACTTCGGAATGGaatcaaacttaagcttttgtctACGACTttatcacttccttcttcctttctttctcttcttaaAAATTGATGCAAAAGAGAAAAACTTTGTGACTTGCACCGATTTTCTCCCTTTACAGAAGATTCCTTATAGTCTTGTATATGCTAGATATAATTAGGGTAAAAACATGTATATGCTAGACCTAGAACCCTATTAAAATTATGTCATGCAATTCTAATGGTATGTGCAATTCTACCTTTTGCACCTACTACTAGAATATAGTCCTTGATTCCATCAAGTTAATTCCTTAAAGGATCAGTGCGCCTGTTTATTTTATTGATTGAGCATAAGTAAATTAGGCACTTTCGCTGGCTTCATAAGTTTAATGCTTCATCATTACTGTTTTAGGTTATTTTGGAAGGGGTGTGTATATGGTTGTAATAATGATGGTGAAAGATTTGGTTTCTTTTGTCACGCGGCTTTGGAGTTTCTTCTGCAAGGTGGATTTCATCCGGTATGTTCCAGAATTTATCAATATGCTAATTCAGAGAACTCATTTTCTTGATTCTTGTTTCTGTACCCATGTTATTGTTTTTTTAATAAGGTGAAGATTTTATTGAAAACAGTATCAAGTTGATACTGTGAAAATACAGAGATAGTGCTGGCTTAAAAACATTAAAATCCTAAGCGGTCTAGCATATCCAGCATATTATGAAAATTCATAACAACATTTCCATCTTTCCAAT
Proteins encoded in this window:
- the LOC107807810 gene encoding soluble starch synthase 3, chloroplastic/amyloplastic isoform X1 — encoded protein: MDVPLPLQRPLSYSNSVSTERTHLNIKPFLGFVPHGTTCLSVQSSSWRNDGMVAGVSYPFCANFSRRRQRKISTPRSQGSSPKGFVPRTPSGTSTQRRDQKSNGDKESQSTSSSKESEISNPKTMEAKVETSDDGTKQVGKDRKFQEEEDEFNGATKSVSLSPVRGSTQFVESGETGDDDEGAVDLNKSNRTEESDFQIGSVRREQSEGDYSENTNASSKGSHALGTPLSEILQLDTYGGYKVDELDEPQKLKENDAGDVEDERPLARELLEMTKPSDVEFTESNEIADVDSSSFLKADSVEEDEPSAVGTLETEDISLKLRLEMEANLRRQAIERLAEENLLQGIRLFCFPEVVKPDEDVEIFLNRSLSTLNNEHDLLIMGAFNDWRWRSFTTTLTETRLNGDWWSCKIHVPKEAYKIDFVFFNGKDVYDNNDNNDFSITVEGGMQILDFENFLLEEKRREQEKLAKEQAERERLAEEQRRIEAEKAALEVDRSQAKEEVAKKREVLQALMAKASKTRDITWYIEPSVFKCEEKVKLYYDKSSGPLSHAKDLWIHGGYNNWKDGLSVVEKLVKSERIDGDWWYTEVVIPDRALVLDWVFADGPPKHAIAYDNNHRQDFHAIVPKHIPEELYWVEEELQIFKALQEERRLREEAMRAKAEKAARMKAETKERTMKSFLLSQKHIVYTEPLDVQAGSSVTVYYNPANTVLNGKPEIWFRCSFNRWTHRLGPLPPQKMLPAENGTHVKATVKVPLDAHMMDFVFSEREDGGIFDNKSGMDYHIPVFGGVAKEPPMHIVHISVEMAPIAKVGGLGDVVTSLSRAVQDLNHNVDIILPKYDCLKMNQVKDFQFHKSYFWGGTEIKVWFGKVEGVSVYFLEPQNGLFWKGCVYGCNNDGERFGFFCHAALEFLLQGGFHPDIIHCHDWSSAPVAWLFKEQYTHYGLSKSRIVFTIHNLEFGADLIGKAMTYADKATTVSPTYSKEVSGNPVIAPHLYKFHGIVNGIDPDIWDPLNDKFIPISYTSENVVEGKTAAKEALQQRLGLKQADLPLVGIITRLTHQKGIHLIKHAIWRTLERNGQVVLLGSAPDPRIQNDFVNLANQLHSTYNDRARLCLTYDEPLSHLIYAGADFILVPSIFEPCGLTQLTAMRYGSIPVVRKTGGLYDTVFDVDHDKERAQQCGLEPNGFSFDGADAAGVDYALNRALSAWYDGRDWFNSLCKQVMEQDWSWNRPALDYLELYHAARKLE
- the LOC107807810 gene encoding soluble starch synthase 3, chloroplastic/amyloplastic isoform X2, encoding MSIRTIFFMEERWNGCWSFISILCKLYAVDFSRRRQRKISTPRSQGSSPKGFVPRTPSGTSTQRRDQKSNGDKESQSTSSSKESEISNPKTMEAKVETSDDGTKQVGKDRKFQEEEDEFNGATKSVSLSPVRGSTQFVESGETGDDDEGAVDLNKSNRTEESDFQIGSVRREQSEGDYSENTNASSKGSHALGTPLSEILQLDTYGGYKVDELDEPQKLKENDAGDVEDERPLARELLEMTKPSDVEFTESNEIADVDSSSFLKADSVEEDEPSAVGTLETEDISLKLRLEMEANLRRQAIERLAEENLLQGIRLFCFPEVVKPDEDVEIFLNRSLSTLNNEHDLLIMGAFNDWRWRSFTTTLTETRLNGDWWSCKIHVPKEAYKIDFVFFNGKDVYDNNDNNDFSITVEGGMQILDFENFLLEEKRREQEKLAKEQAERERLAEEQRRIEAEKAALEVDRSQAKEEVAKKREVLQALMAKASKTRDITWYIEPSVFKCEEKVKLYYDKSSGPLSHAKDLWIHGGYNNWKDGLSVVEKLVKSERIDGDWWYTEVVIPDRALVLDWVFADGPPKHAIAYDNNHRQDFHAIVPKHIPEELYWVEEELQIFKALQEERRLREEAMRAKAEKAARMKAETKERTMKSFLLSQKHIVYTEPLDVQAGSSVTVYYNPANTVLNGKPEIWFRCSFNRWTHRLGPLPPQKMLPAENGTHVKATVKVPLDAHMMDFVFSEREDGGIFDNKSGMDYHIPVFGGVAKEPPMHIVHISVEMAPIAKVGGLGDVVTSLSRAVQDLNHNVDIILPKYDCLKMNQVKDFQFHKSYFWGGTEIKVWFGKVEGVSVYFLEPQNGLFWKGCVYGCNNDGERFGFFCHAALEFLLQGGFHPDIIHCHDWSSAPVAWLFKEQYTHYGLSKSRIVFTIHNLEFGADLIGKAMTYADKATTVSPTYSKEVSGNPVIAPHLYKFHGIVNGIDPDIWDPLNDKFIPISYTSENVVEGKTAAKEALQQRLGLKQADLPLVGIITRLTHQKGIHLIKHAIWRTLERNGQVVLLGSAPDPRIQNDFVNLANQLHSTYNDRARLCLTYDEPLSHLIYAGADFILVPSIFEPCGLTQLTAMRYGSIPVVRKTGGLYDTVFDVDHDKERAQQCGLEPNGFSFDGADAAGVDYALNRALSAWYDGRDWFNSLCKQVMEQDWSWNRPALDYLELYHAARKLE